Genomic window (Candidatus Nitrosocosmicus franklandus):
AAATATCTTTAAGAATTTTAGGTGAGATGTCATCACCCCATCTTATAAATTTATGATTTGCCTGAAGATTGTTTATTAATTCTGTATAAGTAATCCGAGGAAACGATCCACTTACATTTGGTAGCTTGATCCCTAGATTTTCAAGTTCATTCGCATTCTTGGAATTGATTCTATTGACAATATGACGTATCAATTTTTCCAGATGCTCCATCATATCACGATAATCTACATAGGCCTTCTCAGCATCAATTGAAATTGCTTCGGATAAATGTCTATTTGTTCTCGATGGCTCGGCTCTAAATATAGGAGCTATCTCAAATACACTTTCAAATGCCATTGTAAGTTGCTCCTTGTATAACTGAGGGCTTTGAGCGAGAAATGCCTCCCTATCATAATAAAATATCGGAAACAAAGCAGCCCCTCCTTCGGTAGCTGTAGCAATCATCTTTGGAGTATTCACTTCGATAAAGTAATTTTCGTTGAAATATTCGCGAATTGAATTTATTATCGTATTTCTAATCTTAAATACAAATTGCAGGTAATTTCGTCTCAGGTCTATTGCTCGTAAATCTAATCGTGTATCAATCCCTATCGAAGAAATAGCTTGAGTTAGAAAAGGAGGAGGTTTATTAGAAATGGAAAGAATCTTAATTTCCTTTGGCAATATTTCAATTTGACTAGAAGAATTTTTCTGTTCAACGACTACCCCCGTTATTGCCAATGATGAATGTTCTTTCAAATTCCTCAAGGTTTTAAATAATTGAAGTGATGTTTCCTTCTTCTTGACAACAATCTGTACTTCTCCAAACTGATCTCTAAGTTGAAGAAAAAGCACGTTACCATGATCACGCTTAGATGAAATCCAACCTACTACCACAACCTCCTCGTTAACATTCTTACGAGATATTTCAAAGGAATAATGTGAACGTCTCAGATTTCCAAGGTCATCTTCAAGTACGATTTTGTCATCCATTCTAATATACTAGTTTCAAATTTTTATTAGAATATATCTCTTGCGTGGCTAATCCAAGATAAAAAATTTTGGGCCGGATTTATCAAAATCATTTATCAAATATAAAATTGGCTTTTAACTTGATTCTGTGTTATTAATCTTGTCTAAAATTTTCCAGGCATCTCTATACCTCGGTATAGACAGATTAGTTTCATTCTCAATCTTGAGAAGATGGTATATCCCAAATTATTGCAATCAACTTAGCTTTGTTTCTCCTTGATGCTAATTTGATCTTTGTCGAATGGATGGTAGTAATAAAAGATTTTTAGAAGGATTCATTCATACTATAAGACTATAACTCTTTGTAGTAACATATTAGAATTAAACAAGTTAACAGGTGAGTAGAATTAATGAGATATCGGTAACAAATTGGTAACAAAAATGGATCACTTTGTAAAATTCATCTTTTGTTCCCGATCCACTATGTGTACTAATAACATCATGGGTCAGATGGTTTTAGTAATGATATCGGTTTTGTAAAAGAACCTAATGACGAGTATAGATCCTAATATGGTTATATGAATGGCTTCTTATGATTATAGAAAAGTTCATGATGTTGTTACTTTAAAATAAATCTTGTTGTTTGTTAATTTTTCTTCACATCCTGTCAAACAGTAAAATAAACATGTCATGATTTTATATAAAAACTTGGGTTTCAGGTGAAGAATAAAATTACATTTTAAACAAGAATTATTGTTTTACACCAATGAAGCCATTAATCATTTTTTCTTGTTGACGGTCTTAGTGAGTGTTACTACGACATTATTGAACAAGGCCTTTGCTCAGACATCTGTAAAGGAAATTGTGATTAGACCTGATTCCTTTAAGATACAGATAGTATCTACAATTGTATGAAAATTGCAATTACTGTAGGAACAAAGTGATTAGTGATTAGAGTGAACAAAGATTTTAGATCCACATTGTTACAGAGATTCAAGTGTTGTTTGGCTCAGAACACTTGCGTCGATGAATCATATATATATTTGAGAAGATTGGAACACTTGAATATCAATGCAACCGCAGCTTGAATTGGCAGGAAAGATAATTGTAAATGGTAATCTCTATGATACAGTTCTAGATTTCTAAGGAAGACGAAACCAAAATAAAATATCTTGAATAAACTACTTGGTTCGTTGCATTCAATGTATAAGAAACGTGTGTTTCTTGACACCCATGATCAAGATATGATGGTTATCTTTTAAATAGCGAACAAAAATTTTGTATGTTTGTATAGAATCACATGCATTTCTTGTAATGTCTTTTTCAATAACATGTATGAGACGAATTTGGTCTTTCATCCCTCTATCTATTGTAACCATCTACTCGAGACCTAAAATCGACAGTAGTTGTTCTCCCAGAGGTAGGTAGCGTCAAATAGTGAATGTCATTCGTCCATGATCTGCTAGAGATTCCCACAACAAGAAAAAAAATCATCAATGGACTTATCGAGACTTGCTCTTTACTCTAAAACGCAGAGAATTTGCCATAAAGTCTATGACAGGCAAATCAACCGTTAGATGGTTGAACACAACAAATATTCAAATACTGTCATGGCGTTGTATTTATAATGGGAAACGACAAAGTCACTCATGTAACGACAAGTAATTGGGAATCCGAAGTATTAAAATCGGAGAAGCCAGTGTTTGTAGACTTTTGGGCGGAATGGTGTGGTCCATGCCGCATGGTTGGCCCAGTTGTCGAACAAATAGCCCAATCATATTCGGACAAAGTAAAGGTTGTAAAATTAAATGTAGACGAAAATCAAGAAATTGCTATGAAATACGGCATTCAGTCGATTCCTTCGTTGCTAATTTTCAAAGGCGGAAAAGAGATAAGACGAACGATTGGTGCAGCACCCAAAGATACATATATCAAGTTCATTAACGAGGCAATCACGTCGTAGTAGTAAATGACCTTATTTTTTTGCTAACTAACTATAACTAGTTTTAAAAGCATTAATATCCTCTTTTACTATAGCTAATTTCTGATTTGAACAAGTCTGATCTGCTTTCCTTATTTTCTTCGGATTACAAGAAATATTATCACGTTTCACTATTTGATAGGCTAGGATTTGCAAGACAAAAATGCACACTTTGTGGAAGATGTTTTTGGTCTATATTGCATAAGGATATCTGCCCTGACCATGAAAATTATAGTTTCATAGGAAACCCACCTACGACGAAAAGATTAAGCTATACGCAGACATGGAGTGAGATAAGCAAATACTTTCGGAAAAACGGACATCATATAGTAAGCAGATACCCAGTGGTATGCAGATGGAGAGAAGATTTATACTATACAATCGCTTCCATCGTAGATTTTCAAAGAATTGCAGAAAATCAAGTCATCTTTGAGATCCCAAAAAATCCATTGATAGTGCCACAAATGTGCCTAAGGTTCAACGATATCGAAAATGTAGGTAGTACTGGTAGGCATTATACATCATTTTGTATGATCGGTCAGACTTGCGATGCTGATTCACCAGGAGGGTATTGGAAGGACAGATGCATTGATTTGGATTTTGGTCTGTTAGTAGATGTCTTAGGAATTCCACCAACCGAAATTACATTCGTTGAAGACGTA
Coding sequences:
- the aspS gene encoding aspartate--tRNA(Asn) ligase; translation: MDDKIVLEDDLGNLRRSHYSFEISRKNVNEEVVVVGWISSKRDHGNVLFLQLRDQFGEVQIVVKKKETSLQLFKTLRNLKEHSSLAITGVVVEQKNSSSQIEILPKEIKILSISNKPPPFLTQAISSIGIDTRLDLRAIDLRRNYLQFVFKIRNTIINSIREYFNENYFIEVNTPKMIATATEGGAALFPIFYYDREAFLAQSPQLYKEQLTMAFESVFEIAPIFRAEPSRTNRHLSEAISIDAEKAYVDYRDMMEHLEKLIRHIVNRINSKNANELENLGIKLPNVSGSFPRITYTELINNLQANHKFIRWGDDISPKILKDIFSDEFFFITDWPASMKPFYVKSITPGNAQKESAIDEKNLLSESFDLMFGGLELSSGSTRINNKDLLIENMKKKGLNSTAFDYHLRVFDYAMPPHAGFGLGLERLVMALLKLENIRDATFYPRDIDRLTP
- the trxA gene encoding thioredoxin; translated protein: MGNDKVTHVTTSNWESEVLKSEKPVFVDFWAEWCGPCRMVGPVVEQIAQSYSDKVKVVKLNVDENQEIAMKYGIQSIPSLLIFKGGKEIRRTIGAAPKDTYIKFINEAITS